A genome region from Pseudomonas helmanticensis includes the following:
- a CDS encoding zinc-dependent alcohol dehydrogenase family protein — protein sequence MSRTIRFHKFGPAEVLKCEEHAAAQPGPGEVQVRVEAIGISWYDTLWRQNLASSQARLPSGLGHEMAGVVTAVGADVEDLSVGDKVASFPAESPNDYPVYGEQIVLPRTALTRYPDVLSPIEASVHYTPLLIAYFAYADLARVKPGQFALVTDASHCAGPSFVQLGKAMGVRVIAATKSAEEREYLLSLGAEKVIVTEEEDLLMRVNKITDNRGVDVVFDGLGGPQMSLLGDVLAPRGSLVLYGLQGGNQTPFPACAAFQKNIQFFVHCIGNFTGKPELGITQDHVALQRALRDINQLTADRVLVPLKTRVFPFNEFVEAHRYMDECPCRERVALQVEPA from the coding sequence ATGTCCCGCACGATCCGTTTTCACAAGTTTGGTCCCGCCGAGGTGCTCAAATGCGAAGAGCATGCGGCCGCTCAGCCAGGTCCTGGCGAAGTGCAGGTGCGTGTCGAAGCGATCGGCATCAGCTGGTATGACACGCTTTGGCGTCAGAACCTGGCCTCGTCTCAGGCTCGTCTGCCTTCGGGCCTTGGCCATGAGATGGCCGGTGTCGTCACCGCAGTCGGTGCCGATGTCGAGGACTTGTCCGTAGGTGACAAGGTCGCCAGTTTTCCGGCTGAAAGCCCGAACGACTACCCGGTCTACGGCGAGCAGATCGTATTGCCACGCACCGCGCTGACCCGCTATCCGGACGTGCTCAGCCCGATCGAAGCCAGCGTGCACTACACGCCACTGCTGATCGCCTACTTTGCCTACGCCGATCTGGCACGGGTCAAGCCGGGACAGTTTGCTCTGGTCACTGACGCCAGCCATTGCGCCGGCCCGTCCTTTGTCCAGTTGGGCAAGGCCATGGGTGTACGAGTGATTGCCGCGACCAAGTCGGCCGAAGAGCGTGAATATCTGCTGTCCCTGGGTGCCGAGAAAGTCATCGTCACCGAGGAAGAAGATCTGCTGATGCGCGTCAACAAGATCACCGACAACCGTGGCGTTGATGTGGTGTTCGACGGTCTGGGTGGCCCGCAGATGTCGTTGCTTGGCGACGTTCTGGCACCGCGCGGCAGTCTTGTCCTGTATGGCCTGCAAGGTGGTAACCAGACGCCATTCCCGGCGTGTGCAGCGTTCCAGAAGAACATTCAGTTCTTCGTCCACTGCATCGGTAACTTCACCGGCAAGCCGGAGCTGGGCATCACTCAGGATCACGTCGCACTGCAACGCGCCCTGCGTGACATCAACCAGCTGACAGCCGATCGAGTGCTGGTGCCGTTGAAGACTCGGGTGTTTCCGTTCAACGAGTTCGTCGAAGCGCACCGCTACATGGACGAATGCCCATGCCGCGAACGGGTCGCACTGCAAGTCGAACCTGCGTAA
- a CDS encoding DUF4190 domain-containing protein: MAMVYCRACAKELHETAHTCPQCGASQQAFVPQTQAEVPWLAIVSMILGIICALTLFDDSEWDAETILGVGFISIAGLACGIICINQKHSGRNLAIAGIILSGLTALVLLCLSIE; encoded by the coding sequence ATGGCAATGGTCTATTGTCGTGCTTGCGCCAAGGAGCTTCACGAAACGGCGCACACTTGCCCCCAGTGCGGGGCCAGCCAACAGGCCTTCGTGCCGCAAACGCAAGCCGAAGTACCCTGGCTAGCCATCGTTTCGATGATCCTCGGAATTATCTGCGCACTCACGCTCTTCGATGATTCCGAATGGGACGCTGAAACGATCCTCGGTGTTGGTTTTATCAGCATCGCCGGTCTCGCCTGCGGCATCATTTGCATCAACCAAAAACACTCAGGAAGAAACCTCGCGATCGCCGGCATCATTTTGTCTGGCCTTACCGCGTTGGTTTTGCTGTGTCTATCGATTGAATAA
- a CDS encoding DUF805 domain-containing protein codes for MSMVFCRGCAKEISTLAVACPQCGAPQATQQSYAQGPAISTGNPYLEALKNYAVFNGRATRREYWLFFLINMGVAFVMGFIDGFFTTGGVLQALYNLALLVPTIAVGVRRMHDTDRSGWWLLLPIVNLVFLAQDSQPGPNRFGSNRKGIN; via the coding sequence ATGAGCATGGTTTTCTGCCGCGGTTGCGCCAAGGAAATAAGCACTTTGGCCGTGGCTTGCCCACAGTGTGGGGCGCCTCAGGCAACCCAACAGTCCTATGCACAGGGCCCCGCCATTTCGACGGGCAATCCTTACCTTGAAGCATTGAAGAATTACGCGGTATTCAACGGTCGTGCTACGCGCCGTGAATACTGGTTGTTCTTCCTGATCAACATGGGTGTTGCGTTCGTTATGGGCTTCATTGACGGTTTTTTCACAACCGGCGGGGTTCTGCAAGCTCTCTATAATCTGGCGCTGCTGGTGCCGACCATTGCCGTTGGTGTACGTCGTATGCACGACACCGATCGCAGCGGCTGGTGGTTGCTGCTGCCAATCGTCAACCTGGTGTTCCTGGCGCAGGACAGCCAGCCGGGCCCGAACCGTTTCGGTTCGAACCGCAAAGGCATCAACTGA
- a CDS encoding efflux RND transporter permease subunit, with amino-acid sequence MNFSQFFISRPIFAAVLSLLILIAGAISLFQLPISEYPEVVPPTVVVRANFPGANPKVIGETVAAPLEQAITGVENMLYMSSQSTADGKITLTITFALGTDLDNAQVQVQNRVTRTEPKLPEEVTRIGITVDKASPDLTMVVHLTSPDKRYDMLYLSNYAILNIKDELARLGGVGDVQLFGMGDYSLRVWLDPNKTASRNLTATDVVTAIREQNRQVAAGQLGAPPAPNAQSFQLSVNTQGRLVSEEEFENIIIRAGDNGEITRLKDIARVELGSSQYALRSLLNNQPAVAIPIFQRPGSNAIEISNEVRAKMDELKKSFPQGMDYSIVYDPTIFVRGSIEAVVHTLFEALILVVLVVILFLQTWRASIIPLVAVPVSLIGTFAVMHLFGFSLNALSLFGLVLAIGIVVDDAIVVVENVERNIELGLTPVEATKRAMREVTGPIIATALVLCAVFIPAAFISGLTGQFYKQFALTIAISTVISAFNSLTLSPALAAVLLKSHDAPKDRFSKVLDKIFGGWLFRPFNRFFDRASHGYVGTVGRVIRSSGIALLLYAGLMVLTFFGFAHTPTGFVPGQDKQYLVAFAQLPDASSLDRTEDVIKRMSDLALKQPGVESAVAFPGLSINGFTNSPNAGIVFVTLKPFDERKDPSMSAGAIAGALNGQFANIQEAYMAIFPPPPVQGLGTIGGFRLQIEDRGNLGYDELYKETMNIINKSHNVPELAGLFTSYTVNVPQVDAAIDREKAKTHGVAVSDIFDTLQIYLGSLYANDFNRFGRTYQVNVQAEQQFRLESDQIGQLKVRNNKGEMIPLATFIKVSDTSGPDRVMHYNGFITAEINGAAAPGYSSGQAEKAIEKLLKDELPNGMTYEWTDLTYQQILSGNTALFVFPLCVLLAFLVLAAQYESWSLPLAVILIVPMTLLSAITGVIISGGDNNIFTQIGLIVLVGLACKNAILIVEFAKDKQEEGLNPLAAVLEACRLRLRPILMTSFAFIMGVVPLVFSSGAGAEMRHAMGVAVFSGMLGVTFFGLLLTPVFYVLIRNFVERGEARKAAKALKLEAQQ; translated from the coding sequence ATGAATTTTTCCCAATTCTTCATTTCACGGCCGATCTTCGCAGCGGTGCTGTCGCTGTTGATCCTGATCGCCGGTGCGATTTCGCTGTTCCAGTTGCCGATCAGCGAATACCCGGAAGTCGTGCCACCGACCGTGGTGGTGCGTGCCAACTTCCCGGGTGCCAACCCTAAAGTCATCGGTGAAACCGTGGCGGCTCCGCTGGAGCAAGCCATCACTGGCGTTGAGAACATGCTGTACATGTCCTCGCAGTCGACCGCTGACGGCAAGATCACCCTGACAATCACCTTCGCCCTGGGTACTGACCTGGACAACGCGCAGGTACAGGTGCAAAACCGGGTGACCCGTACCGAGCCGAAGCTTCCCGAGGAAGTGACGCGCATCGGTATCACTGTCGACAAGGCATCGCCCGACCTGACCATGGTTGTGCACTTGACCTCGCCGGACAAACGCTACGACATGCTTTACCTGTCCAACTACGCAATCCTCAACATCAAGGATGAGCTCGCTCGTCTCGGTGGTGTCGGTGACGTGCAGCTGTTCGGTATGGGCGACTACTCGCTGCGGGTCTGGCTCGATCCGAACAAGACTGCTTCGCGCAATCTGACCGCGACCGATGTGGTCACGGCGATTCGTGAACAGAACCGTCAGGTCGCCGCCGGTCAACTCGGTGCGCCGCCCGCTCCGAATGCGCAGAGCTTCCAGTTGTCGGTCAACACTCAGGGCCGTCTGGTGTCCGAGGAAGAGTTCGAGAACATCATCATTCGCGCAGGCGATAACGGTGAAATCACTCGCCTCAAGGATATTGCCCGCGTCGAACTCGGTTCCAGCCAATACGCCCTGCGTTCGTTGCTGAACAACCAGCCGGCCGTCGCGATCCCGATCTTCCAGCGTCCAGGCTCCAACGCCATCGAAATCTCGAACGAAGTCCGGGCGAAGATGGATGAGCTGAAGAAAAGCTTCCCGCAAGGCATGGACTACAGCATCGTTTATGACCCGACGATCTTCGTGCGTGGCTCGATCGAGGCGGTGGTTCACACCCTCTTCGAAGCACTGATTCTCGTGGTTCTGGTGGTGATCCTGTTCCTGCAGACCTGGCGCGCCTCGATCATTCCGTTGGTGGCGGTGCCGGTATCGTTGATCGGTACGTTTGCGGTCATGCACCTGTTCGGTTTCTCGCTCAACGCGCTGTCGCTGTTCGGTCTGGTACTGGCCATCGGTATCGTGGTCGACGACGCCATCGTGGTGGTGGAGAACGTCGAGCGCAACATTGAACTCGGATTGACGCCGGTCGAAGCGACCAAGCGGGCGATGCGTGAAGTGACCGGCCCGATCATTGCCACGGCACTGGTGCTGTGCGCGGTGTTCATCCCGGCCGCTTTCATCTCCGGCCTCACCGGGCAGTTCTACAAGCAGTTTGCACTGACCATCGCTATTTCGACGGTGATCTCGGCGTTCAACTCGCTGACCCTGTCGCCAGCGCTGGCCGCTGTGTTGCTGAAAAGCCACGACGCACCGAAAGACCGCTTCTCCAAGGTGCTCGACAAGATCTTCGGTGGCTGGCTGTTCCGTCCATTCAACCGCTTCTTTGATCGCGCCAGTCATGGTTACGTCGGCACGGTGGGCCGTGTTATCCGCAGCAGTGGCATCGCCCTTCTACTGTACGCAGGCCTGATGGTGCTGACCTTCTTCGGCTTCGCACACACCCCGACCGGTTTCGTACCCGGTCAGGACAAGCAATATCTGGTGGCCTTCGCGCAATTGCCGGACGCTTCGAGCCTGGATCGCACCGAAGACGTGATCAAGCGCATGTCCGACCTCGCGCTGAAACAGCCAGGCGTGGAAAGCGCCGTAGCGTTCCCGGGCCTGTCGATCAACGGCTTCACCAACAGCCCGAACGCCGGCATCGTGTTCGTGACCCTGAAACCGTTCGACGAACGTAAAGACCCGAGCATGTCCGCCGGTGCGATTGCCGGTGCCTTGAACGGCCAGTTCGCCAACATTCAGGAAGCGTACATGGCGATCTTCCCGCCACCGCCGGTACAAGGTCTGGGCACCATTGGTGGTTTCCGTCTGCAAATCGAAGACCGGGGGAACCTGGGCTACGACGAGCTGTACAAAGAAACCATGAACATCATCAACAAAAGCCACAACGTGCCGGAACTGGCTGGCCTGTTCACCAGTTACACAGTGAACGTGCCGCAGGTCGATGCCGCCATCGACCGTGAAAAAGCCAAGACCCACGGCGTGGCTGTCAGCGACATCTTCGACACCCTGCAGATTTACCTGGGTTCGCTGTATGCCAACGACTTCAACCGCTTCGGGCGCACCTATCAGGTCAACGTTCAGGCCGAGCAGCAGTTCCGCCTCGAATCCGATCAGATCGGTCAGCTGAAAGTGCGCAACAACAAAGGCGAAATGATCCCGCTGGCGACCTTCATCAAGGTCAGCGACACCTCGGGCCCGGATCGCGTGATGCACTACAACGGCTTCATCACCGCGGAAATCAACGGTGCCGCGGCTCCCGGCTACAGCTCTGGCCAGGCCGAAAAAGCCATCGAGAAACTGCTCAAGGATGAACTTCCGAACGGCATGACCTACGAATGGACCGACCTGACCTATCAGCAGATTCTGTCCGGCAACACTGCGTTGTTCGTGTTCCCGCTCTGCGTACTGCTGGCGTTCCTGGTGCTCGCGGCTCAATACGAAAGCTGGAGCCTGCCACTGGCAGTGATCCTGATCGTACCGATGACCCTGCTGTCGGCCATCACCGGCGTGATCATCTCGGGGGGTGACAACAACATCTTCACCCAGATCGGTTTGATCGTACTGGTGGGACTTGCCTGTAAGAACGCGATTCTGATCGTCGAATTCGCCAAGGATAAACAGGAAGAAGGCCTCAACCCGCTCGCTGCGGTACTGGAAGCTTGCCGTCTGCGTCTGCGGCCGATCCTGATGACCTCCTTCGCGTTCATCATGGGTGTGGTGCCACTGGTGTTCTCCAGCGGTGCCGGTGCCGAGATGCGTCATGCCATGGGTGTGGCGGTGTTCTCCGGGATGCTCGGGGTGACCTTCTTTGGTCTGTTGCTGACGCCAGTGTTCTACGTGCTGATCCGTAACTTTGTCGAACGCGGCGAAGCCCGCAAAGCGGCCAAAGCCCTGAAACTGGAGGCGCAACAATGA
- a CDS encoding McrB family protein: MASDYFTSDQFDCLSAWHDKVFDKDDASHRQAYSQLREAYNVTKQWAYALQRRVFPNSIAPQVIRRPIGQWNKKFLGYNWARIYPRADAPQGLAYTVGIDANWGFVVKLDLVDKKITDITLRERYDKLRGPYQSSPIVATLSAEEGLALGFQGIVDWSAAAIEKFEIGYDDMAEQFGLNTSPALSKLLEHFQISKDFRLRQPKWSREMTELFARFAVAIHELGFDWWSTKSTNTQLVFGRKRKDALKGSSTGVLFVQANRVSVRWASFGGLKTISVNEDLSEALVASVEELKAQNTNIWLEQDQQSSRAGFWPDDYGSEEGSSEEEGGQPDSIRATDAAVIPRNEIYFGPPGTGKTRRLQELLRESYTSAEGIKRYEFVTFHQSYGYEEFVEGLRPVLVDPEYLTQEKEQADCPKDVRYEIKRGAFLRLCEEALKNPDQQYAMVIDEINRGNISKIFGELITLIEVDKRMGGEYEVTLTLPYSGKPFSVPSNVDLIGTMNTADRSLALVDTALRRRFEFIELMPEPSVLAEIAISEGGHSIFLGQLLTALNRRIEALYDREHAIGHAYFTSLKNLAIEERFKALGGIFKTRIIPLLEEYFFEDWQKIRLVLGDNQKSADMLQFVQELKTDSLPKDLFGANHGLDEYSLRPQYRLNAGALLEPKAFIEIYATLV, translated from the coding sequence GTGGCGTCAGATTATTTTACCAGCGACCAATTCGATTGTTTAAGTGCATGGCACGACAAGGTCTTTGACAAAGACGACGCATCACATCGGCAAGCCTACAGCCAATTGCGCGAGGCTTATAACGTCACCAAGCAATGGGCGTACGCATTGCAACGGCGTGTATTTCCGAACAGCATTGCCCCCCAAGTCATTCGCAGGCCCATCGGCCAGTGGAACAAGAAATTTTTGGGCTACAACTGGGCGCGAATCTATCCTCGTGCGGACGCTCCTCAAGGCTTGGCCTACACCGTCGGTATCGATGCCAATTGGGGCTTTGTCGTCAAGCTTGACCTGGTCGATAAAAAGATCACCGATATCACGTTGCGAGAGCGCTATGACAAGTTGCGCGGCCCTTATCAATCCTCACCTATTGTTGCGACCTTGTCCGCTGAAGAAGGATTGGCGCTCGGGTTTCAGGGGATTGTGGATTGGAGTGCCGCGGCCATTGAAAAATTTGAAATCGGATACGACGATATGGCTGAACAGTTTGGATTGAACACTTCGCCCGCCTTGTCCAAATTATTGGAACACTTCCAGATCAGCAAGGACTTCAGACTGCGGCAGCCAAAGTGGAGTCGCGAGATGACGGAGTTATTTGCCCGGTTCGCCGTTGCGATACACGAACTCGGTTTTGACTGGTGGTCAACGAAGTCTACTAATACTCAGTTGGTCTTCGGCAGGAAGCGCAAAGATGCGTTAAAGGGATCATCAACGGGCGTGTTGTTTGTCCAAGCGAATCGTGTTTCGGTCCGGTGGGCATCATTCGGTGGTCTGAAGACGATATCGGTAAACGAGGATCTGAGTGAGGCGCTTGTGGCATCGGTTGAAGAGCTGAAGGCGCAAAATACCAACATCTGGCTTGAACAAGATCAGCAATCCAGTCGCGCAGGTTTCTGGCCGGATGATTACGGCAGCGAAGAAGGTTCGAGTGAGGAGGAGGGGGGACAGCCGGATAGCATCAGGGCCACTGATGCGGCTGTCATTCCACGCAATGAAATCTATTTTGGCCCTCCCGGCACCGGCAAAACCCGCAGGCTGCAGGAGTTGCTTCGCGAGAGCTACACATCCGCCGAAGGGATAAAACGCTATGAATTTGTCACCTTTCACCAATCCTACGGCTACGAAGAGTTCGTCGAAGGTCTGCGTCCGGTGCTTGTGGATCCCGAATACCTGACTCAAGAAAAGGAACAAGCAGATTGTCCAAAGGATGTCCGTTACGAGATCAAAAGGGGTGCATTCCTGCGGCTGTGTGAAGAAGCGCTGAAAAATCCGGATCAGCAGTACGCGATGGTGATTGACGAAATCAATCGCGGCAATATCAGCAAGATTTTCGGCGAGTTGATCACGCTGATCGAAGTCGACAAACGTATGGGAGGCGAATATGAGGTAACCCTCACACTTCCCTACTCAGGCAAGCCATTCAGCGTTCCTTCAAATGTTGATTTGATCGGGACGATGAACACGGCCGACCGATCACTGGCATTGGTTGATACGGCGTTGCGTCGCCGTTTCGAATTCATCGAGTTGATGCCAGAACCGTCTGTGTTGGCTGAAATCGCGATTTCCGAAGGAGGGCATTCCATCTTTCTCGGTCAACTGCTGACTGCACTCAACAGGCGTATCGAAGCGTTGTATGACCGTGAACACGCCATTGGGCACGCGTATTTCACGTCGTTGAAAAATCTCGCGATTGAGGAGCGTTTCAAAGCGCTCGGCGGCATTTTCAAGACGCGCATTATTCCATTGCTGGAAGAGTATTTTTTCGAAGATTGGCAAAAAATTCGATTAGTACTGGGTGATAACCAGAAATCAGCGGACATGCTTCAGTTTGTCCAGGAGTTGAAAACCGACAGTCTCCCCAAGGACCTGTTCGGCGCCAATCACGGCCTGGATGAATACTCGCTGCGGCCTCAGTACCGTTTGAATGCGGGTGCGCTGCTTGAACCGAAAGCTTTTATCGAAATCTACGCGACGCTTGTTTAA
- a CDS encoding McrC family protein produces MQIFEFDTVFPKADGVNGNTVPPKVFAWLEEQCLTPDVLAPVWMKLTSRRGRRAIQFTNYVGVVCAPCGYQIEILPKIGRDTSVKTARNNLIEMLKCLRSFRHIKTANADLQKQQMPLLEVFLQQFLASARDVVKRGVRSDYSTRQANLSSLRGKLLIAPHLSQNVVRRDRFFSEFDEFTQDRAENRLIHTALRKTLGMCKAPGNQRLARELSFVFADVPICTDIARDLKRIRLDRGMTYYEPALAWAQLILQGDSPVTGTGEHNAPSMLFPMEAVFEAYVAKHLGTQVRQGFNLRTQTCKHHLVSHKQQDWFRLKPDLLIEQGTQTCMVLDTKWKLLDSAKGNSGEKYQLSQSDFYQLHAYAHIYLKSPGSVVLIYPWTESFTQPLPVFDFSSSNDLKLWVVPFCFESRTLLLPEISPLGLCLYGSKTCETVEGTIR; encoded by the coding sequence ATGCAGATTTTCGAGTTCGACACGGTGTTCCCCAAGGCTGACGGTGTGAATGGTAACACCGTCCCCCCAAAGGTATTTGCCTGGCTTGAAGAACAATGCCTGACCCCTGACGTGCTGGCGCCGGTCTGGATGAAACTGACTAGTCGTCGGGGGCGGCGCGCCATTCAGTTCACCAACTATGTGGGCGTGGTCTGCGCTCCTTGTGGCTATCAAATAGAGATTCTGCCCAAGATTGGTCGCGATACGTCTGTAAAAACGGCACGTAATAATTTGATTGAAATGCTCAAGTGTCTGCGGAGCTTTCGTCATATCAAGACAGCCAATGCTGATCTTCAAAAGCAACAGATGCCATTGCTTGAGGTATTTCTCCAGCAGTTTCTAGCGTCAGCAAGGGATGTGGTAAAGCGAGGTGTTCGAAGTGACTACAGTACTCGGCAGGCTAATCTGTCGAGCCTGCGTGGCAAATTGTTGATAGCGCCTCATCTCTCGCAAAATGTGGTACGTCGTGACCGTTTTTTCAGCGAGTTCGACGAGTTTACTCAAGATCGGGCAGAAAACCGGCTCATTCATACCGCACTGCGAAAAACGCTTGGGATGTGCAAAGCACCGGGCAATCAGCGCTTGGCGCGCGAGTTGAGTTTCGTGTTTGCCGATGTGCCGATTTGCACCGATATTGCCCGGGATCTCAAACGTATCCGGCTGGATCGGGGAATGACCTATTACGAACCTGCGCTTGCTTGGGCACAGTTAATCCTGCAAGGCGACAGCCCGGTGACTGGTACAGGCGAGCACAACGCACCTTCCATGTTGTTTCCCATGGAGGCGGTGTTCGAAGCTTATGTCGCGAAGCACCTTGGGACTCAGGTCCGGCAGGGTTTCAATCTACGGACCCAGACCTGCAAGCACCATTTAGTGAGCCATAAGCAGCAAGACTGGTTCCGTCTCAAACCGGATTTGCTAATTGAGCAGGGCACACAAACTTGCATGGTGCTCGATACGAAATGGAAGCTTCTGGATAGCGCCAAGGGTAACAGTGGTGAGAAGTACCAACTCAGCCAAAGCGACTTCTACCAATTGCACGCGTACGCACACATCTATTTAAAAAGCCCGGGCAGCGTCGTGTTGATCTATCCGTGGACGGAGTCATTTACTCAACCTTTGCCTGTATTCGACTTCAGTAGTTCGAATGACTTGAAGCTCTGGGTTGTGCCGTTTTGCTTTGAAAGCCGCACGTTGTTACTGCCAGAGATATCACCTTTGGGTCTGTGTCTCTATGGCAGTAAAACGTGCGAAACCGTGGAGGGGACGATAAGGTGA
- a CDS encoding LysR family transcriptional regulator yields the protein MNRNDLRRVDLNLLIVFETLMHERSVTRAAEKLFLGQPAISAALSRLRSLFDDPLFVRTGRSMEPSARAVEIFALLSPALDSISTAVSRASEFDPATSTSVFRIGLSDDVEFALLPMLLKRLRAESPGIVLVVRRVNYILMPGLLASGEISIGVSYTTDLPANAKRKVLRRSQPKLLRADTVPGPLSLDDYCARPHALVSFAGDLSGFIDEELEKLGRKRHVVLAVPQFNGLSTLLAGTDIVATVPDYTADALTAAGGVRAEDPPLPTRTFELHMAWRGSQDNDPGERWLRSRIQMFFGDPDSL from the coding sequence ATGAATCGTAATGACCTGCGTCGTGTCGACCTGAACCTGTTGATCGTATTCGAAACATTGATGCACGAACGCAGCGTGACCCGGGCAGCGGAAAAGCTGTTTCTCGGTCAGCCAGCGATCAGTGCGGCGCTCTCGCGCCTGCGTAGCCTGTTCGATGACCCGCTATTTGTACGCACCGGGCGCAGCATGGAACCGTCTGCCCGCGCGGTGGAAATCTTCGCCCTGCTCTCGCCGGCCCTTGACTCGATTTCCACGGCAGTCAGCCGTGCATCGGAATTCGATCCGGCTACCAGCACCTCGGTGTTTCGGATCGGTTTGTCCGACGACGTCGAGTTCGCCCTGCTGCCAATGCTGCTCAAACGCCTGCGCGCGGAATCGCCGGGAATTGTGTTGGTGGTGCGGCGAGTCAACTACATATTGATGCCTGGCCTGCTGGCTTCCGGCGAAATATCCATCGGTGTCAGCTACACCACCGACCTGCCGGCCAACGCCAAGCGTAAAGTCCTGCGCCGCAGCCAGCCGAAATTGCTCCGTGCCGATACCGTGCCAGGGCCGCTGAGCCTGGATGACTATTGCGCGCGTCCGCATGCGCTGGTGTCGTTTGCCGGGGATCTGAGTGGCTTTATTGATGAAGAGCTGGAGAAGTTGGGGCGCAAGCGACATGTGGTGCTGGCCGTGCCGCAATTCAACGGATTGAGTACGTTGCTGGCGGGCACCGACATTGTCGCGACCGTGCCGGATTACACGGCTGATGCGCTGACGGCGGCCGGCGGTGTGCGCGCGGAGGATCCGCCGTTGCCGACGCGTACGTTTGAGCTGCATATGGCTTGGCGTGGGTCGCAGGATAATGATCCGGGGGAGAGATGGTTGAGGTCGCGGATTCAGATGTTTTTTGGCGATCCGGATAGTCTTTAA
- the mexE gene encoding multidrug efflux RND transporter periplasmic adaptor subunit MexE, with product MEQSLKHLRFPLALLAVLVMSACGKTPETAATAPAAKVSVAKVIEQPVNEWDEFTGRLEAPETVEIRPRVSGQIDEVAFTEGALVKKGDLLFQIDPRPFQAEVRRLEALVAQSRANATRSENEAGRGERLRASNAISAELADSRTSAAQEARAAVGALQAQLDLAKLNLSFTRVTAPISGRVSRAEITAGNLVTADTTALTSVVSTDRVYAYFDADERVFLKYTQLARNGQRGATTPVYMGLSNEDGNPHLGQMNFVDNQVNPKTGTIRGRAVFDNSDGTYTPGLYARLKLVGSGTYNAMLINDEAVGTDLGKKFVLVMDADNKTAYRAVELGPKIEGLRIVRTGLNKDDTIIVKGLQRVRPGSPVTPEVVPMASETTIAALAQQRQALEASNLPKVAPAKGASGAVVKLAAATPRG from the coding sequence ATGGAACAGTCACTCAAACATTTGCGCTTCCCGTTGGCCTTGTTGGCCGTACTGGTGATGAGCGCCTGCGGCAAGACTCCGGAGACTGCCGCCACCGCGCCTGCTGCCAAAGTCAGCGTGGCCAAGGTGATCGAACAACCGGTCAACGAGTGGGACGAATTCACCGGGCGCCTGGAGGCGCCGGAAACCGTTGAAATCCGTCCACGGGTCTCCGGCCAGATCGACGAGGTCGCTTTCACTGAAGGCGCACTGGTCAAGAAAGGCGACCTGCTGTTCCAGATCGACCCGCGTCCATTCCAGGCTGAGGTCCGCCGCCTCGAAGCACTGGTAGCCCAGTCCCGCGCCAACGCCACCCGCAGTGAAAACGAAGCCGGTCGTGGTGAACGTCTGCGTGCCAGCAATGCGATTTCTGCAGAACTGGCCGACTCGCGTACCAGTGCCGCTCAAGAAGCCCGCGCCGCTGTCGGCGCCCTGCAAGCGCAGCTGGATCTGGCCAAACTGAACCTCAGCTTCACTCGCGTCACCGCACCGATCAGTGGCCGTGTCAGCCGTGCCGAGATCACCGCCGGCAACCTGGTGACTGCCGACACTACCGCGCTGACCAGCGTGGTTTCGACTGACCGCGTTTACGCCTACTTCGACGCTGACGAACGTGTCTTCCTCAAATACACCCAGTTGGCCCGCAACGGTCAGCGTGGCGCGACCACTCCGGTGTACATGGGCCTGTCGAACGAAGACGGTAACCCGCACCTCGGTCAGATGAACTTCGTCGACAACCAGGTCAACCCGAAAACCGGCACCATCCGTGGTCGCGCGGTATTCGACAACAGTGATGGCACCTACACCCCAGGCCTGTATGCACGACTGAAACTGGTCGGCAGCGGCACCTACAACGCCATGCTGATCAACGATGAAGCGGTCGGTACCGACCTCGGCAAGAAGTTCGTGCTGGTCATGGATGCCGACAACAAAACCGCTTACCGCGCCGTCGAACTGGGTCCGAAAATCGAAGGCCTGCGCATCGTCCGTACCGGCCTGAACAAGGACGACACGATCATCGTCAAGGGGCTGCAACGGGTTCGTCCTGGCTCGCCGGTCACGCCTGAAGTGGTGCCGATGGCCAGCGAAACGACCATCGCGGCACTCGCTCAACAACGTCAAGCGCTGGAAGCCAGCAACCTGCCCAAAGTCGCCCCTGCCAAGGGTGCGTCTGGTGCGGTTGTGAAGCTCGCGGCTGCGACCCCACGCGGTTAA